The following coding sequences are from one Solea solea chromosome 11, fSolSol10.1, whole genome shotgun sequence window:
- the LOC131468927 gene encoding protein Wnt-2b-A: MLRLKHILSLRAPRTRSCASPGVRLSSRAPSCQSPGASSRIYCACLLLLLLLTPRVDSSWWYIGALGARVICDNIPGLVNKQRQLCQRHPDIMQAIGEGTKEWIRECQHQFRHHRWNCSTLDRDHTVFGRVLLRSSREAAFVYAISSAGVVYALTRACSQGKLKTCHCDPHKRGRASDERGDFDWGGCSDNINYGIKFAKAFIDAKERTVRDARALMNLHNNRCGRTAVKRFMKLKCKCHGVSGSCTLRTCWMAMSDFRKTGDYLRRKYNGAIEVTMNQDGTGFAVANKAFRKATKNDLVYFENSPDYCLQDKAAGSLGTAGRVCNKTSRGTDGCEVMCCGRGYDTTRVKQITKCECKFKWCCAVECKDCEEAVDVHTCKAPKRAEWLDQT; this comes from the exons ATGTTGCGGTTAAAGCACATTCTGAGCCTCCGGGCGCCGCGGACGCGGAGCTGCGCTTCCCCGGGAGTCAGACTCTCATCCCGGGCTCCTTCGTGCCAAAGCCCTGGTGCCAGCTCGAGGATTTACTGTgcgtgtttgctgctgctgctgctgctcacaccgCGCGTGGACTCTTCATGGTG GTACATCGGTGCTCTCGGGGCCCGCGTCATCTGCGACAACATTCCAGGTTTGGTGAACAAGCAGCGGCAACTGTGCCAGCGTCACCCGGACATCATGCAGGCCATCGGCGAGGGAACCAAGGAGTGGATCAGGGAGTGCCAGCACCAGTTCAGACACCACCGCTGGAACTGCAGCACGCTGGACCGCGACCACACCGTGTTCGGACGCGTCCTGCTACGCA GCAGTCGCGAGGCGGCCTTCGTCTACGCCATCTCGTCGGCAGGCGTGGTGTACGCGCTGACCCGCGCCTGCAGCCAGGGGAAGCTGAAGACGTGTCACTGCGACCCACACAAGCGCGGGCGAGCCAGCGACGAGCGGGGGGACTTCGACTGGGGCGGCTGCAGCGACAACATCAACTACGGCATCAAGTTCGCCAAAGCCTTCATCGACGCCAAAGAGAGGACGGTGCGAGACGCGCGAGCGCTCATGAACCTGCACAACAACCGCTGCGGCAGAACT GCCGTGAAGCGATTCATGAAGCTGAAGTGTAAATGTCACGGTGTGAGCGGCTCCTGCACGCTGCGCACGTGCTGGATGGCCATGTCGGACTTCAGGAAGACCGGCGACTACCTGAGGAGGAAATACAACGGCGCCATCGAGGTGACGATGAACCAGGACGGGACGGGCTTCGCCGTGGCCAACAAAGCCTTCAGGAAGGCCACCAAGAACGACCTGGTCTACTTCGAGAACTCTCCGGATTATTGCTTACAGGACAAAGCAGCAG GTTCTCTGGGAACAGCCGGGCGCGTCTGCAACAAGACGTCACGCGGCACCGACGGCTGCGAGGTCATGTGCTGTGGGCGGGGCTACGACACCACGCGAGTCAAGCAGATCACCAAGTGCGAGTGCAAGTTCAAGTGGTGCTGCGCCGTGGAGTGCAAGGACTGCGAGGAGGCGGTGGACGTGCACACGTGCAAGGCGCCCAAACGAGCCGAATGGCTGGACCAGACCTGA